In the Cheilinus undulatus linkage group 19, ASM1832078v1, whole genome shotgun sequence genome, one interval contains:
- the prmt6 gene encoding protein arginine N-methyltransferase 6 — MSRVGKKRKLDQSGQDKLYFDSYSDVTIHEEMIADHVRTNAYRMAILRNSESIRGKVVLDVGAGTGVLSMFCVQAGARRVFAVEACSIAEQAASIVRQNGMEDQIQVIRGSVETVDLPEQVDVIVSEWMGYALLHESMLNSVLHARDKWLKPGGLILPNKAELYISPISDPVLEDRLSFWFTVKDRYGVDMSTMFDFARKCIMNSDISVTSVHVEDVLSHPARFAELDLNSVTVDDLRSVTGNFTCRSFGSAAVSGFCVHFTVTFPCPDRPLVLSTSPSTSETHWKQAVLYLDAPVEVVQDTVLSGEVRMFPSEESARHICINVDYTIGEQKRQTKTFSIPDWSSESNTQ; from the coding sequence ATGTCTCGTGTTGGAAAGAAGAGAAAGCTGGACCAAAGTGGACAGGACAAACTTTACTTTGACAGTTACTCTGATGTGACGATTCACGAGGAGATGATAGCTGACCACGTGCGCACAAATGCATACCGGATGGCCATATTAAGGAACAGTGAGTCCATCCGAGGGAAGGTGGTGCTGGATGTGGGTGCAGGGACAGGTGTGCTTAGCATGTTTTGTGTGCAGGCGGGAGCGAGGCGGGTGTTCGCGGTGGAGGCGTGCTCGATCGCCGAACAGGCAGCGAGCATCGTCCGACAGAACGGCATGGAGGACCAGATCCAGGTGATACGGGGCTCGGTGGAGACGGTGGACTTACCTGAGCAGGTAGATGTAATCGTAAGTGAGTGGATGGGTTACGCTCTCCTGCATGAGTCCATGCTGAACTCGGTGCTGCACGCGCGAGACAAGTGGTTAAAACCGGGTGGGCTGATCCTGCCGAACAAAGCCGAACTGTATATCAGCCCCATAAGTGACCCAGTGCTGGAGGACCGGCTGAGCTTCTGGTTCACAGTGAAGGACCGGTATGGAGTGGACATGTCCACAATGTTTGACTTCGCGAGGAAATGCATCATGAACTCTGACATCAGTGTGACCTCGGTGCACGTGGAAGACGTCCTCTCTCATCCCGCGCGCTTCGCTGAGCTCGACctgaactctgtgactgttgacgACCTGAGATCGGTTACAGGAAACTTCACATGCCGGTCTTTTGGCTCTGCTGCCGTCAGCGGCTTCTGTGTGCATTTTACGGTCACATTCCCGTGTCCGGACAGACCGCTGGTGCTATCCACGTCCCCGTCCACGTCGGAAACGCACTGGAAGCAGGCGGTGCTGTATCTGGACGCTCCTGTGGAGGTAGTCCAGGACACTGTGCTTAGTGGAGAGGTGCGCATGTTTCCCTCTGAGGAGAGCGCGAGACACATCTGTATCAACGTGGACTACACGATAGGAGAGCAGAAGAGACAGACCAAGACCTTCTCCATCCCAGACTGGAGCAGTGAAAGCAACACTCAGTGA